The DNA sequence GACGGAAGCAGCGGCAGCGGAACCGTTCAGAAAGAAATGGAAATATCACTTGGAATGATTCAAAAAAACTTTGGCTGTTACCGAAAAGGTGATGAATTTACAAATAAAAAATGGTATAATGCTTATTCGAATAAACAAAAGTTAAAGGGGCGTTCGATTTGGAAACTGCAAATACATCTACGAAACAATACGAAGGCAATGACAGGCTGCTGCTGGGCATCGTCCTTGGCGTCATTACCTTCTGGCTTTTTGCCCAGACTACGCTTAACATTGCGCCTGCGATGCGGGAGGATCTGGCCATTGACGTGAGCAGCAGCAATCTGGCTGTCAGCATCACCGCGCTGTTTTCCGGGATTTTCATCGTTGTCTTCGGGGGCATCAGCGACCGTGTCGGCCGACTCCGGATTACCCGGATCGGTCTTGGACTGAGCATTCTGGGATCACTGCTGATTGCGCTGTCACCTTCCGGCGCTCCCTTGTTTCTCATTGCCGGACGGATTATTCAGGGCCTGTCCGCTGCCTGCATCATGCCGAGCACCCTGGCGCTGATTAAGAGCTATTACTCCGGAGCGGCACGCCAGCGCGCGGTCAGCTACTGGTCCATTGGTTCCTGGGGAGGATCGGGTCTGTGCTCTCTGTTCGGCGGCATTCTGGCTTCCACCATCGGCTGGCGCTGGATTTTCTGGATTTCGATTCTGGTCGCGGTGATGAGCTATGTCCTGCTGGCTGGTACTCCGGAAAGCCACAGCGAGGGTTCCCAGTCCGGGAAAGGTGTGGATCTCCCCGGCATTTTATCTTTTATGGTCGGCATGGTCGCCTGGAATGTTGTCATCGGCCAGGGTGCCCGGCTGGGCTGGGTGAGCCCGCTCACCCTGGGATTGGGGGTTCTGGCTCTGGCCGCCCTGGCAGTTTTCTTCCGGATCGAGAAGCTGTCCGCCGCTCCCTTCATCGATTTCAAACTGTTTGCCAACAAAACCTACACCGGGGCGACGCTGTCGAATTTTCTCCTGAACGGTGCCGCCGGCACGCTCATGGTTGCCCTGTCCCTGGTCCAGATCGCGGCCGGCATGTCATCGTTTCAGGCGGGTATGCTTACCATCGGCTATCTGATTGCGATCCTTCTGACCATCCGGGTAGGGGAGAAGCTCCTCCAGAAATGGGGGGCTCGCAAGCCGATGCTTCTGGGCAGCGCCATCACCGGTCTTGGCATTTTCCTCCTGTCCTTCACGTTCATTCTTGCCAGCCAGTATATCTTTCTGGCCGTCATCGGCTTCACCCTGTTCGGCATCGGTCTTGGCTTTTACGCCACACCGTCCACGGATGCGGCCCTGTCCACGGTGCCGGCGGAGAAAGCCGGTTCCGCCTCCGGGATCTACAAAATGGCATCCTCGCTGGGCGCGGCCTTTGGCGTTGCGATCTCCGCCGCGCTGTTTACCGTGCTGAGCAATGGCCACGTTGAATTTCTGGAAGGGCTGTTCTGGGGCCGGCAGGACAATATCGCCGTTCGCTACGCCGCTGCCATTGCGCTGCTGTTTAACCTCTTCATGGTCCTGGTTGCCATCATTTCCATCCTGGCGACGGTACCGCCTGCCAAAGCCAAAGCTTAGCAGCCATCCGTGCCAGATGGACCAGACGGCTGCCTGAACGGATCGGACTCTGATTCATCGCACCATTTGAAATCCAATCAAGAAAGATAGGGAGATGCACATGAAGCAAAATAAAACCTCAGCCCGGGAATACCGGGGCACGAATCAGCTGCTCATCGGAATCGTGCTGGCTGTTCTCACGTTTTCTCTGTTTGCTCAGACCACTCTGAACATTGCGCCCACGATGCGGGCCGACCTTGGCATCGATATGACCAGCAGCAACCTGGCGGTGAGCATCACCGCGCTGTTCTCCGGCATGTTTATCGTCGTCCTGGGCGGCATCAGTGATCGGATCGGCCGGGTCCGGATCATCCGGATCGGACTGACGCTGAGCATCATTGGATCGGCCCTCATCGCGCTGTCACCCACCGGAACCGCCGCTTTCCTCATTCTTGGCCGAGTCATTCAGGGACTGTCGGCTGCCTGCATCATGCCCAGCACGCTGGCTCTGATCAAGACTTACTACCAGGGAGCCGACCGGCAGCGAGCCATCAGCTACTTCTCCATGGGCTCCTGGGGCGGTTCCGGACTGACCTCGCTCTTTGGCGGTCTTCTGGCGACCACCATCGGCTGGCGCTGGATCTTCTGGATCTCCGTCGCGGCGGCCCTTTTGAGCCTGACACTGATCCAGGGCACTCCGGAAAGCAGGCAGGCGTCTTCCGGATCAGCCCGGGGATATGATGTGCCGGGGATTCTGACCTTCATGCTGGGGATGGTGGCACTGAACCTGGTCATCGGCCAGGGCGCCAGTCTGGGCTGGACCAGCACGGCAGTAATCGGACTGGCCGTGGTCGCCGTTGCTGCCCTGGGTGCGTTCTTCATCATCGAGCGCAAAGCATCGGTGCCCTTCATCGATTTTGGGCTGTTCCGCAACCGGATGTACCGGGGAGCAACCCTGTCCAATTTCCTGCTCAACTCCGCCGCCGGTACCCTCATGGTCACCCTGTCCCTCGTACAGATCGGAGCCGGAATGACTTCGTTCGAAGCGGGCCTTCTGACCATCGGCTATCTGATCGCGATTCTGATCACCATCCGAATCGGTGAGAAGCTGCTTCAGAAATGGGGACCCCGCCGTCCCATGCTCCTGGGCAGCGCCATCACCGGCCTGGGCATTCTGCTGCTGACCTTCACCTTTCTCCTGGCCAGTCAGTATCGGATCGTCGCCACCATCGGCTTCACCCTGTTCGGCACCGGTCTGGGTTTCTATGCCACCCCCTCGACGGATGCGGCGCTGTCCACCGTGCCGGCTGAGCAGGCTGGATCCGCAGCCGGAATCTATAAAATGTCTTCTTCCCTGGGCGCGGCGCTTGGCATCGCCATCTCCGCCGCTCTCTTTACCGGTCTGACCAATGGAGACATAGTTTTTGCCGAAGGACTCTTCCTCGGCCGGGTTGACAACATTGTAGTTCGATTTGCCGCCGCCATCGCGCTGCTGTTCAACCTGATCATGGTTCTGCTGGCCATCTCATCGATTCTTCTGACCATCCCGGCATCCGGAACAGCAGATGCAACGGAAGCGACGGCTCAGGTGAAAAAACAGTAAGCCCTCATCATAAACGGCATCTGGGAAAAACGCAGAGGCAGTCGATGCCCCTGAGAAATCCAGC is a window from the Clostridiaceae bacterium HFYG-1003 genome containing:
- a CDS encoding MFS transporter, whose product is METANTSTKQYEGNDRLLLGIVLGVITFWLFAQTTLNIAPAMREDLAIDVSSSNLAVSITALFSGIFIVVFGGISDRVGRLRITRIGLGLSILGSLLIALSPSGAPLFLIAGRIIQGLSAACIMPSTLALIKSYYSGAARQRAVSYWSIGSWGGSGLCSLFGGILASTIGWRWIFWISILVAVMSYVLLAGTPESHSEGSQSGKGVDLPGILSFMVGMVAWNVVIGQGARLGWVSPLTLGLGVLALAALAVFFRIEKLSAAPFIDFKLFANKTYTGATLSNFLLNGAAGTLMVALSLVQIAAGMSSFQAGMLTIGYLIAILLTIRVGEKLLQKWGARKPMLLGSAITGLGIFLLSFTFILASQYIFLAVIGFTLFGIGLGFYATPSTDAALSTVPAEKAGSASGIYKMASSLGAAFGVAISAALFTVLSNGHVEFLEGLFWGRQDNIAVRYAAAIALLFNLFMVLVAIISILATVPPAKAKA
- a CDS encoding MFS transporter, coding for MKQNKTSAREYRGTNQLLIGIVLAVLTFSLFAQTTLNIAPTMRADLGIDMTSSNLAVSITALFSGMFIVVLGGISDRIGRVRIIRIGLTLSIIGSALIALSPTGTAAFLILGRVIQGLSAACIMPSTLALIKTYYQGADRQRAISYFSMGSWGGSGLTSLFGGLLATTIGWRWIFWISVAAALLSLTLIQGTPESRQASSGSARGYDVPGILTFMLGMVALNLVIGQGASLGWTSTAVIGLAVVAVAALGAFFIIERKASVPFIDFGLFRNRMYRGATLSNFLLNSAAGTLMVTLSLVQIGAGMTSFEAGLLTIGYLIAILITIRIGEKLLQKWGPRRPMLLGSAITGLGILLLTFTFLLASQYRIVATIGFTLFGTGLGFYATPSTDAALSTVPAEQAGSAAGIYKMSSSLGAALGIAISAALFTGLTNGDIVFAEGLFLGRVDNIVVRFAAAIALLFNLIMVLLAISSILLTIPASGTADATEATAQVKKQ